The DNA window GTTCTCTCGAACTTCTCCTTCTTCGCCATTGGTCCTTATCCTCCCTCAGTTCCCATGCCTTACCGAGGACATTGTTTACGGGTTGAACGCTTCCGGCGCCCATCCGACTGTTGGCGCGGTGCTACGCAATAAAACCGATCATTGTTAGACACATTCCCTGTGGAGCTGCTGATGGGACTTGAACCCATGACCTCTTCCTTACCAAGGAAGTGCTCTGCCCCTGAGCTATGTGGGCTTCGTTCCAGCAGACTTTCTACCTTCCTGATGGAGCGGGTGATGGGAATCGAACCCACATCATCAGGTTGGAAACCTGAGGCTTTACCACTAAGCTACACCCGCATCAGCCTTCAGGCGTTGTAGTCGGTGGCTTTAGTTAATGAAAGTCGGAGCGGAGGGATTTGAACCCTCGATCTCCTGCTCCCAAAGCAGGCGCCCTAAACCACTAGGCCACGCTCCGCATCTTTTAATATAACAGCAATCTTTTCCTGTGTCAAAATATTTTAAATATGTTATAATAAAAATGATGAACTTCAAGAAAATCCTTGACCAGTTGAATATTCCTGCTCAGTGTAGAAAATATGAAACTCCTCTTTGGCAATGTCCTCAGACCCTTTTTTTGCTCATGGGAGTACTTATTATTGGAACAGTTACCACTACCTATTCAGTAGGTAGAGTTTTTTTTGAGGATCCGGAAATGATAGCCCTAATTGTCCTTTTATTAACCGCGGTTTTATTTACTATCGCCTTTGTCATTACTAGTTCTTTTGAAAGATTGGCTGAAGCCAATCGAATGAAGTCGGAATTTGTTAAAATTGTTTCCCATCAGTTGCGTTCTCCCATTACTAATTTAAGTTGGGGGATTGATGCTTTAATGTCTGGAGAATTAGGAAGCATTAGAGAAGGACAAGTAGAATATTTAAGAATTCTAAAAGAAAATTCAGGCCGGATGAAAGAATTAGTCGAGGATTTACTTAATGTTTTAAGAATTGAGGAGGGATCTTTACACTTTGGGAAAGAAAAAATTTCTTTAGAAGAAATAATAAAAAACTTAATTTTAAAATTCCAACCTTTTGCTAAAGCTTCAAATGTTAAGATAAAATTTAAATCAACTCCAAGTCTACCAGAAGTTTTTACTGACCTTCACCAAATAAAAAACGTGATGGAGAATCTCTTGGATAATGCTATTCGCTATATTAAAGGAAAAGGAGAAATTGAGATTTATTTAAGGAAAAAGGAAAACGAAATTTTTTTTGAAATCAAAGATAATGGAGTTGGTATTCCTAAAGAAGATCAAAAATATATTTTCCAGAAATTTTTTCGGGCAAAAAACATAAAGAGGTCGGAAATCAAAGGAAGTGGTCTGGGCCTTTTTATTACCAAATCAATTATTGAAAGATTAGGAGGGAAAATTTGGTTTGAATCTAAGGAGAATAAAGGGACAACTTTTTGGTTCACTTTACCAATTAAATAACTGATTAGCTTGTAGCTTATTAGCTTATTAGGAATTTATAACATACTAAAAAGCTAACCGGCTAAGAAGCTAAAAAGCTAAATATATGAAAAAAATATTATTTATTGAAGACGAATTAGCTCTTCACCAAACTTTTGGAAATATTTTAAGAGAGAAGGGTTATGAAATGATTTCGGCCTTTGATGGAGAAGAAGGCCTCAAATTAATAAAAACTGAAAAACCAGATTTAATTCTTTTGGACCTTATTTTACCAAAGATCAATGGTTTTGAGGTTTTAAAGAGATTAAAAGAGGAAAAAGAGATAAAGAAAATCCCGGTTATTATTATAACTAACCTTGAAGATATGGAAAACATAAATAAAGCCCTTGAATTGGGAGCAACAACTTACTTAGTAAAGGCAAGTTATAGCCCAGAAGAAGTATTAGAGAAAATCAAAAAAATCTTAGGAGAACGCTAAAAAATTCATAGTTTAGAATATGAGAATTGAACCAAGACAATTAAAAGCCTTTCTTTTAGATGCTGGTTTGGTGACTAAAGAGCAATTTGAAAAAGCCCTAAAAAAAGCGGAAAAAAATAGACAGAGGGTCGGCGATGTTTTAGTTTCTGAAGGTTTAATTACCCAGGAGGAATTAATCAAGCTCGAGGCCTATATTCTGGGAATTCCCTTTATTGACTTAGAAAAGCAGAAAATCTCACCTGAAATTTTAAAGATTATTCCTGAACCAATTGCCAGATCCCATAATATTGTTGCTTATAGAAAAAAAGGGAAAAAATTAGAAGTAGCCATGCTAGATCCAGAAGATTTAAGGACTATTGAGTTCATTAAAAAGAAGGCCAATCTGAGGATTTTACCAAGACTAACCACCCCAGATTCTATTAAAAATGTTTTGCGTCAATACCAAAAGACTTTGGAGGCTGAATTTGGAGAGATAATAAAAAAAGAGGTTGGGGAAATAATTCCAATAAGAGAAGAAGAGATGGTGGAAGAAAAAGAGGAACTAAAAAAAGTAGCCGAGGAATTACCAGTCATTCGGATTGTTGACACTTTGTTAAAGCACGCCGTTTTACAGAGAGCTTCTGATATTCATATAGAACCAACAGAAAAAGAGGTAATAATTAGATATCGAATTGATGGAATTTTACGTGATGCCATGGTTCTTCCAAAACAGGCCAGTTCAGGAGTTGTAGCCAGAATTAAAGTCCTCTCTCGTCTAAAATTGGATGAACATCGACTCCCCCAAGATGGCCGGTTTAAAATTGAAACTGAGGAATATCGCTATTCTCTTCGAGTTTCCATTCTCCCAGTTTTTAATGGAGAGAAGATTGTCATGAGATTATTACCAGAAAAGGCTAAAGCCTTCACTTTAGAAGGTCTAGGACTGAGGGGGGAAGCCCTAGAAAGAATTCAAACTAATTTAAGAAAACCAGTAGGAATGATTTTGGTTACTGGCCCTACTGGCTGTGGAAAAACCACAACTTTGTATGCCATGATGGAGATTTTAAATACTCCGGCAGTTAATATTTCAACCGTTGAAGACCCAATCGAATATCGAATGCCAAGAATCAATCAGACCCAGGTTAATCCCAAGATAGGTTTGACTTTTGCCTCAGGATTAAGAGCTTTTGTTAGGCAAGATCCAGATATTATTATGGTTGGGGAAATTAGAGATAATGAAACCACTGCCTTAGCTATTAATGCTAGCTTGACCGGACATTCAGTTTTATCAACTTTACATACCACTAATGCTGCTGGCGCCGTTCCTCGATTAATCGATATGAAGGCTGAACCATTTCTGATTTCCTCAACTTTAAATTGCATTTTAGCCCAAAGATTGGTCAGAAGATTTTGTAAAGAAAAAGAAAAATACAATCCATCAGAATCAGAAATAGAAAATTTAAAAAAATATTGCGATTTGGATAGAATTTTGCAAATTTTAAGAGAAGAAAAGCTGATTAAAAAAGATCAAACCTTTAAAGACATTGAATTTTATCGGCCAAAGTCCTCAAAAGAATGCCCAGAAGGTTATAAGGGCCGAATTGGAATCTTTGAAGTTTTACCAGTTACTGAAACTATAAAAGAGTTAATTGTGAAACAGGCTACTTCTGACCAGATTCAGGTCCAGGCCCAGAAAGAAGGGATGAGAACAATGATTGAAGATGGATTTTTAAAGGCTGCCCAGGGAATAACCTCAATCGAGGAAGTGTTAAGAGTTATAATTGAGTAAAAACCCATATCGGAAGAGGGTCGGTCAAGACGCGAGGCTTCTCCGCGAAACCTGCGAAGCGGGTTGAGTCGGAAAGCCCCGTCTGGGAAACCTTTCGGTTTCCCCGTATAGGAAAATATTAAAAACCGAAGGGACGCGAGAGTTCTTAGCTCTGCGGAAACTCCCGTCCTAGGGTTTTTAAAGAGCGAGCCCGAAACCCAAAGGGCGCCAGCCGAAGGCTGGGAGAGGGCGAGCGATCTAAATCTGTAGTACCACTATGCCTAAGTATTTTTATACTGCCAAATCTTTTGGAGGAGAAATGAAATCAGAAGTTTTGGAAGCCGAAGACCTCCATCAATTAGCCAGAACTCTTCGCCAAGAAGGATATATTTTAATTTCGGCAACTTTGGAGGGAAGGGAGGTTAAGGAAAGAAAATTTGAGATCTCCCTTCCTTTTTTTGGAGGAGTTTCTCTGATTGAGAAAATGATGTTTACTAGAAACCTTCGGGTGATGATTGCTGCCGGCGTTTCTTTGCCTCGGGCCTTGGGAACTTTGGCCATACAGTCAAAAAGTAAAAAGTTTAGAGAGGCTTTATTAGATATAGCCGAAGAGATAACTAAAGGGAAGAATTTTTCTGACTCTTTGGCTAAATATCCTGATATTTTTTCTGAACTTTTCTCCAGCATGGTAAAGATAGGGGAAGAGGCAGGAACTTTGGAAGATGTTTTAAAAACTTTAACCGGACAGATGGAAAGGGAGTACGAATTATCATCAAAAGTAAAGGGGGCAATGATCTACCCAGCAGTTATCATTTGCGCAATGATAGGGATTGGAATTTTAATGCTGGTTATGGTTGTCCCGAGATTAGCCGAAACTTTTGAGGAATTGAATGTTGAACTTCCTCCCACCACCCAATTAGTAATTTCTTTAGGTAATTTTTTGGCTGAAAAATGGCCCCTTGCTATTTTAATCGTTTTTGCCACTTTATTTTTATTCAGATTGATTTTAAAGACAAAAGAAGGAAAAAGAATAATCGATACCTTAATTTTAAAAATTCCTATTGTCTCACCCATTATTAGAAAAACTAACTCTGCCTATACAGTCAGAACTTTAAGTTCTCTTATCACCTCAGGAGTGCCGATTGTGAGATCTCTAGAGATTACTTCTGGGGCTTTAGGAAATGTTCATTTTCGAGAGGCAATGGCAGCCTCTGCCATAAAAGTTAGAAAAGGCTCTAAATTATCTAAAGCTTTGAGGCCTTATCAGAATATTTATCCTCCTTTAGTTATTCAGATGATTGAAGTAGGAGAAGAAACCGGCCAAACTTCAGATATATTAGCAAAATTAGCTGATTTTTTTGAAGAAGAGGTTACTAATGCTACTAAAAACTTAACGGCAGTTATTGAGCCAGTTTTAATGCTTCTTATCGGAGCGGTTGTAGGGCTTTTTGCCGTGTCAATGATTCAGCCAATATATTCTATGTTAGGAGCGATAAAGTAATTAAGGAAAAAAATGAAAAATAATTTTGGAGTTACCTTAGTTGAGTTATTGGTAATTATTGGAATTATAATTATTTTAACTCTCATTGCCACTCCAAGCCTTCGCTTCTTTCAAAGAGAATCAGATTTAAATAATAGCACCGAGGAAATTATTAATACTTTAAGATTAGCCCAAAATAAAACCTTAGCTTCTGAGGAAGCTAGTCAATACGGAGTCTACTTTGATAACACTACCTCGTCTCATCAATACACATTATTTAAAGGCACAGATTTCGCCTCCAGAGATAGTTCTTTTGATGAAATTCATAAATTACCAAAGACAGTAGAAATTTATGAAATTAATTTAGGTGGAGAAAATGAGGTAGTTTTTATTCGAGTAACGGGAGAAACCGGGCAATCTGGCAATATTTCTTTAAGATTAAAAACTGATATTACAAAGGCTAAGGCTATCTATATTGAAAGTTCTGGCCAGGTGGGACTAACTGCCTCCTCAGTTCCTCCTAACGGTCGGATAAGAGATTCCAGGCATGTTCATTTTGATTTGGGATGGAGTATTCAAAACTCCACTAATTTAAAATTTTATTTTCCCAATGCTCCCCAAACAGAGATTATAGGCATGGCAGATTATTTCAATGCTGATAAGACAGAATTTGATTGGGAAGGGATATTCTCTGTAGGTGGAAATGATCAAGTATTCCAGGTTCATACCCATTCTCTTGATGCATTTAATACTCTCCTCTGTATTCATCGTGATCGAAACAACGGAAAAAATAACCAAGAAGTAATAATTTATATTGTTGATGGGGGAATAGATAAAGACATTACTCATTATTTAGCCGATATAGCAGATAATGTAGAAAAAGGTTTTCATGTTAACACCATGGAAAAACAATAAAAAAGGAATATCAATCATAGAGATTTTAATAGTTATTGCTATCATTGTCATTGCCTTTGCTAGTCTTTTGGGTGTAGCCACTTTTTCCCTAAGGGTTTCTACTTTAATAAAAGAGACCAATCAGGCTAATGTTTTAGCCCAAGAGACAATTGAAGTAGTCAGAAATTTTCGAGATGGGACAGACTGGAATATCAATGGATTGGGGACCTTAACTGTTGAAAATACTTATCATCTAGAAAAGACAGCTGATATTCCTCCTCAGTGGAATTTGGTTTTAGGTGAAGAGACAATTAATGGTTTTGTTCGAAAAGTTATTTTTTCAGATGTTCAGCGAGATGCTAATGATAATATTGTCGAAACCGGGGGAACAAACGATCCTAATACAAAAAAGGTAACTGCGACTGTTTCTTGGAGAGATAAAAAAGTAGAAATAGTAACCTATCTGACTAATTGGAGATAATGAACGAGCTATTTCAAAAAAATTTTACCCCGCACTTTTCAAATCTTAAAAAGTACCGGTACGGGGATAACAAAATGAAAGAGGTAGGGTTCACCCTAATGGAAATTTTAGTTTATATTGCCGTTCTTTCTATTGTTATCATCGCTATTTCTTCTTTTTTAATCTGGTCTATTCATTCCAATACCAAAGCTAAAGTTATGAGAGAGACTTTAAATAATGCTAGAAGAGTTATGGAAATGATGACTTATGAAATAAAAGAAGCAAAAAGCATTTATATCCCTACTAGTGTTTTTAATTCCCATCCCGGTCAACTTTCTTTAGAAACAGTAAAATATTTGCCAGAAGGAGAAAAAAATACTTATATTGATTTTTATCTTTGTGATACTAAACTCTGTTTTAAAAAGGAATCTCAGGCTTCCTTTGCTTTAACTTCAGATAGTGTGGAAATAGGTAATTTAGTTTTTAGCCGAGTTGTCTCTGGAGAAACCCCTTCTCTTCAGGTTGACCTAAAGATTGATTATAAAAATCCAGCTAATCGACCAGAGTACCAAGCTTCAGTTAATTTAAAGTCTACTGTTTCTTTAAGGAATTATTAAAATGTTAAGTCTAAAAAATAATCAGAAAGGATTTGCCGCCTTTTTTATAACCATTTTAGTTTTAGCGGTGATGTTTGGTATTGCCCTGAGTATTGCCATTTTGACTTTAGGTGAACAGCGAATTTCAGGAAACATTGTTAAATCAAGCCAGGCTTATTATACAGCTGAGGCAGGGATTGAAGATGCTTTATTAAGGCTTGCCAAAGTAAAGCAATGGTCAAGCCCCTATAATTTGAGTGCCGGCAATGGGACGGCGGCAATCGAGATATCAGATATCATTGGCGGCTCGAGAATAATTACTTCTAATGGCGAAGTAAAAAATCGAGAAAGAAAGATTCAAATAGTTTATCAAATTACTAGCGAGGAAGTCTCTTTTCATTACGGTGCTCAGGCTGGGAGAGGAGGAATGGTTATGGAGCCTAATAGCAAGATTATGGGGAATGTCTTTTCAAATGGCACTGTTGTTTGTCCCGATCCAACTGGCCGAGCTTTTATTACTAATAATCTTATTGTTGCCCGGAATGGACAAAAAATCGAGAGATTAGAAATTGGCGATCCTGATCCGGCTACTCCAATTGATAAAGCCCAAGCTCATACTTGTGTTGGTTGCCTAATCCACGGAATTCTTTACTATGTTTCAGAAGGTGGTGGCAGTGCTGGCGATTGTATTGTTGATGAAGAAATAAAGGTTCTTCCTAATGAAATCGAAGAAGAAAATTTACCTATTTCTGATGAACAAATTCAAAACTGGAAAAATGATGCTAGCCGTAATAATGATCCAGCTTGTATTTATACTGGAGACTATACGATTCCTGGCGGGGTGACAGAATCCCTTGGCCCTTTGAGAATTGAAGGGAATTTGACTCTCGGTAACAGTGCAATCTTAATAATGGTTGCCACAATCCACGTAACTGGTAATATTACTATTAATCCCAATGCTATCATTGAACTTGATCCAGACTATGAGTCACTAAGTGGTCTAATTCTCGCTGATGGAAAAATTATTGTTGAGAATAATGCAATTCTCCGTGGTTCTGGTCAGCCAGAGAGTTATATAATGCTTCTTTCCACCGATTCTTCTTTAGACGAAGCTAATCCCGCTATTTATGTAAAGAACTCGGCTGAAGGGGCGATTTTCTATACAACTCAAGGTATAATGCGATTAAGGAATAATATGAAAATTAGAGAAGCTACCGGATATAAAGTTTATCTTGATAATAATGCAGAGATTGAATATGAATCCGGTTTGGAAAAGACTAATTTTAGCAGTGGTCCTGGAGGTACTTGGACAGTAGTAAGTTGGAGAGAGATAGAGTAGAGTCCCTAGAGATCTGAAACTATAAACGTGGCTTAGAGCCACTTTTTGTTCTTATTTTTTTAATGATATAATTTAATTAGTAAATGTTTGAATTTTTTACTTTAAAACCAGAAGCCTTTGGGCTAGACATTTCTGATTTATCTTTAAAGATTATCAAGCTCAAAAAAAAGAGGGGAGTTTTAAATTTGGTCTCTTTCGGGGAGTTTCCGATAAAACCAGGCGTAATTGAGGGAGGAGAAATTAAAAATGGGGAGGCTTTGGTGGAGATTATAAAAGAAGCAATTTCCAAGAACAAAAGGAAATTAAAAACAAATTATGTTATTGCTTCTTTGCCCGAGGAAAAAGCCTTTTTGCAGGTGATTCAATTTCCAATAATGAAAGAAGAGGAATTGAAAAAAGCTATTTACTTTGAAGCAGAGAATTATGTTCCCTTGCCAATCAAAGAGGTTTATTTAGATTCCCAAATAGTTAAGCCCCTTTATAATCATTTAGATCACATTGACGTCTTTATTGCCGCCCTACCAAAAAAAACAATTGATCCTTATGTACCTTGTCTTAAAAAAGCTGGGCTTATTCCCAGGGTTCTTGAAATTGAATCTTTAGCTATTATTAGAGCTCTAATAAAAAATGAGGTATCACCTTTTCCTGTTTTAATAATTGACCTTGGGGCAACCAGAACTAGTTTTATTATTTTTTCAGGTTACTCTTTAAGATTTACAAGCTCTATTCCCATTTCTTCACAGAATTTAACCCAAGCTATTTCCAGAAGCCTGAAAGTTGATTTGAAAAAAGCTGAAGAATTAAAAATAAAGTATGGATTACAAGAAAGGTATCGGTTAAAAATTGAAAATGGTACAAAAAAAGAAGCAGAAAGAGGAGAAATTTTTGAGGCGATGGCCCCGGCCTTAACCAGTTTAGTTGAAGAAATTAAAAAATATTTAAGCTTTTATCGGTCTCATGCTTCCCATGAACATTTGCCTCCCGACGGAAAAAGAGTGGAAAAAATTCTTCTTTGTGGAGGAGGCGCTAACCTTAAAGGGCTTTCTGATTTTCTTTCCCTGGAACTAAAAATTCCCGTTGAACTAAGTAATCCCTGGATAAATATTTTACCAGAACCCCTCAAGGAAGTACCGGGATTACCTTTTAAAAAATCTCTTAGTTATACTACTGCTTTAGGTTTAGCATTAAGAGGGATAGAAAACTATGATTAATCTTTTGCCACCAAAGGAAAAAACGGATTTAATCCAGGAAGAAAACTGGAAACTAGTTTTAATTTTAGGAATTTTAGTTTTAATTTCTCTTTTTTGTTTAGCCTCAATTCTATTTGCAATTAAAATTAATATTTCTGGAAAAGTTGAATTTCAAAAAACTCTAGTAGATCGAGAAGAAAAGAAATTTAAAACTTTTGAAATCGAAGCTCTTCGAGAAAAGATTACTTCAGCTAATCAGGATCTCTCAAAATTAAATTCTTTTTACCAGAGTCAAACCAATTTAACTGAAATTTTGGAAAAAATTTCTGGAGTTTTTCCTGAAGGAATGTATTTAAACTCTCTTTCTTATCAAAAAGAAACTTCCCAAATTTCTCTTTCCGGATTTGCCCAAAACAGAGAGACCCTGTTCGATTTTAAGAAAAATCTTGAAAAGGAGAAAAGGGTTAGTGAAATTTATTTTCCACCTCAAAACTGGGTTAAACCAACAGAAATTGATTTTCAGGTAAATTTCAAAATTACAAGTAGCTTATGACCTCCGTTTCACTACGGTCACCCATTTCTAGTGGGGCTAAAAAAAGTAATTAGATTATTTAATGAAATTGGAGCCCAAGAGAAAAATTTATCTATCTTTAGCAATTTTTGGAATAATAACTATTTTATTAATTGTTTTAATAATTTACCCCTTTTTTGAAGAGATTAAAAAAAACTCTAAAGAGTTAATTTCCCAAAAAAAGAGGCAAATTTCACTTCAAGAAGAAATAAAAAGCTTCAAAGAAATAGAATCTCTTTATAAAACTTATCAATCAAATATAGAAAAAATTGACGATCTCTTTGCCGAGCCAGAAGCCCCAATTGAATTTATTAATTTCTTAGAAAAAAATGCCGAGAAATCTCAACTCTCAATTGAAATTTCCCCAATGGCTGAAAAAGAAACAGGGCCTTGGCCTAGTCTTTTTTTTCAAATCTCAACTATTGGTTCTTTTTCTAATTTCTTAAAATTTTTAGAGAAATTAGAAACCGGCCCTTATTTAATTGAGATTTCAAATTTGAATGTAAGAAAAATAACCGAGAAAGAACTACGAGTAAAGAGATTCGAAACTTTCTCCCTTAGCGATACTAACGCTCTGTTTTTAATAAAAGTTCTTACTAAATAAGCAAAATGAAATTATTTTCACAAATAAAACTCAAAAAAATCAAAGAATTCTTTAAAAAAATTCCAGAGATTATTAAAGAGCATATTTTTTTAAGTTTTTTTGTCCTCTTTTTTTTGGTTTTAATTTCTGGCGGTTTTATTTTTTATAAATATAGTTTTTTGGCAGAAAAAGTAAAACCTCAGGTTACCGAGGAACCCCTTAGGTTTGAAGAAAGCCTTTTCAGGGATATCTTGAAAGAGTGGGAAAGTCGGGAAAAAAGATTTAAAGGAACTGAAGAAAAAGAATATTCTAATCCATTTCTGATACCTGCTCCAGTTGAAGAGTTAGTTGACTGAATAGATAAATTTTTCTATAATAGTAAGGCATAAAAGCCCTCGTAGCTTAATTGGATAAAGCAGGACCCTTCTAAGGTCAAGAGTGCAGGTTCAACTCCTGCCGAGGGCACTTATGGTGGCTATAGTGTAATGGTTAGCACTGGAACCTGTGGAGTTCCCGGAGGCGGTTCGAATCCGCTTAGCCACCTGCCGTTAGTAGCCCCGAGAGTTTTTCTCGGGGTTTTGGTTTGCGGGCGAGTAGGGTATAATAAAGAAAGGAGATATGACTACAAAAACAAAAATCTTAATTGGGATTTTAGTAGTTATTAATATTTTGATCTTTGGAAATTTAATATATTGGATTGTTATTCCACCACCTCCACCCCTTCCTCGTGCGCAAGATGCACGCGCAATCGCTGATATGAGCCAAATGAAAGTTAAAGCCGAAATGGTTTATGAGGAAGAAAGAAACTATACTAGTCTCGATTGTGACCACGACGAGGATATGAGAATGTTGTGCAACGATATTGAAAAACAAGTAGGCGTTAAACCAACTATCCATCAATCTGAAAAAGAATACTGTGCTTATGTTAAGTTGAATAAGGGAGAATATTTTTGTATAGATAGTGCTGGAACCATTGAAGAAACTATCATAAATCCTGGTAAAATAAACTACTGTGATGGTACGACTTTTATCTGCCTAAGAAAACAAGAACCAGAAAATGAAACTGCTGATTGGAAGACTTATAGGAATGAATTATGGGGTTACGAGATTAGGTATCCTGAGAAATTTTATTTAATAGAGGATAAACGCTTCAGTATTAGAATTAGTAATGTGTCAGATCCATGGCCTCAAGATCTAGGTCCCCACGAAAAAGCTACTATAGATATTTACCGTTTTCCAAATGAAGAAAATCATTCTTTGGACTATCTTCTTTCTCATCAAGTCGATTTTATAGGAGGCAAAAAAATTATAATAGGAAAAGAAACCGCAGTAAGAAAAATTAACGAAGAATTCCCTGGGATATTTACATATTTTGTGCAAGACGATGGTTATATCTATGTGTTGCGTGGAGCAAGTAGCACTGAGGAGAATTTTGCCCAATACCGTGAATTAATTGAGAAAATCGAGGATACTTTTAGATTTTTATACTAAACAGGTTCTAACATCGTCCACTACCCGCCGCCCGCCCCCCGAGAGTTTTTCTCGGGGGTTTATTGTGCTATGATAGAAGAATATGAAAAGAGAAAATAATCAAATATTAAAGATAGTTAAAAAACCAGAAAGCATCTTTTTGTTATTATTAGTGACCCTGGGTTTGTTACCACAATTAGCTTTAGCGGATATTATTTTAATTCCAAATGACATATGGCCCCAGTTTCATATTCTTATCTTATTTTTAGCCATTGATATAATATTCAATTTTTTTGTAGCAGCTAAATTTTTCTCATTATTTGGGGAAAATATTTCAGCTAAAAGAACTTCTATTTATTTTATTGCTATTCTCATTATCACACTAAGTGGCATAGTAATTAATTGGTTTGTAGGCCCAATAATTGGATGGAGAACGGGGGTTTTTGGGCGTGATTACATTATTAATCTTATAAGGAGAGCAGTTATGTCTGTTGGACAAATTATCCTCTTCCCACTTGTGTTTCCTTTATTCAAACTCAGTAATAAGAAAACCGCTTTCAAGGTAGGCTTAGCTACCGTAATTATT is part of the Patescibacteria group bacterium genome and encodes:
- a CDS encoding PilN domain-containing protein, coding for MINLLPPKEKTDLIQEENWKLVLILGILVLISLFCLASILFAIKINISGKVEFQKTLVDREEKKFKTFEIEALREKITSANQDLSKLNSFYQSQTNLTEILEKISGVFPEGMYLNSLSYQKETSQISLSGFAQNRETLFDFKKNLEKEKRVSEIYFPPQNWVKPTEIDFQVNFKITSSL